In Mustelus asterias unplaced genomic scaffold, sMusAst1.hap1.1 HAP1_SCAFFOLD_1281, whole genome shotgun sequence, a single genomic region encodes these proteins:
- the LOC144488082 gene encoding palmitoyltransferase ZDHHC5-like, whose product YLSREKREFHTPVQTPFLRPLVSDTEVTMKLMDNGIQTNLKRTRSKGSLEIMESQSADAEPPPPPKPDLHRYSGLRAHLSLATNEESNLLNRMDNPPTPTMYKYRPAYSSPGRNHTALTHSASEKISRGEVVKEPTPIDDSSRSQSYKSEPNLESDTYRSPTIYKSFQFEPVSNGSRSSSLKSAHGGGFEMSHLQSIRSEGTTSTSYKSLANQTRNGSLSYDSLATPSGSPEAESPCPVPGPEPPGYHSPFMSAKIAQQREADLHRYPLAPGAYGAPPRCPRDTHSAEGRSRQEREKLLQAEEGPLGTAHHQHARGGVPSEDPRRSPGLRSPTQRTAPPAVSSSQSGGAPGQPTRFSRVSEHAPRIRSMCSPDAPLPSSAMGKSTSYVVARPPYGAALDTSEVLATSNPLLAPKDEVRMKGSHSKSNGQPKSLSKADPRQSSPPPCPGTSSGAPLSPSKGVKKVSGVGGTTYEISV is encoded by the exons tccaaaggaagtCTGGAGATTATGGAGAGCCAGTCAGCAGACGCTGAACCCCCTCCTCCTCCGAAACCAGATTTACACCGTTACTCAGGCCTCCGGGCTCACTTGTCACTGGCGACGAATGAGG AGAGCAACTTGCTGAACAGAATGGACAACCCACCGACGCCCACCATGTACAAGTACAGACCGGCCTACAGCAGCCCGGGCCGCAACCACACTGCCCTCACCCACTCGGCCAGTGAGAAG ATTTCCCGGGGCGAGGTGGTGAAGGAGCCCACTCCCATTGATGACAGCAGCAGAAGCCAGAGCTACAAGTCGGAGCCCAATCTGGAGTCGGACACTTACCGCTCACCCACCATTTACAAGAGCTTCCAGTTTGAACCGGTGTCCAATGGCTCGCGCTCGTCCAGCCTGAAGTCAGCGCATGGTGGAGGCTTTGAGATGAGCCACCTGCAGTCCATCCGCTCCGAGGGCACCACCTCTACCTCCTACAAGAGCCTGGCCAACCAGACCCGCAATGGCAGCTTGTCCTACGACAGCCTGGCCACCCCTTCAGGCAGCCCCGAGGCCGAGTCCCCTTGCCCAGTGCCAGGCCCCGAGCCCCCGGGCTACCACTCGCCCTTCATGTCGGCCAAGATTGCCCAGCAGCGGGAGGCGGACCTCCACCGCTACCCGCTGGCCCCGGGGGCTTACGGAgcccctccccgctgcccccgGGACACCCACTCTGCCGAGGGTCGGTCGCGGCAGGAGCGGGAGAAGCTGCTGCAGGCGGAGGAGGGACCCCTGGGCACGGCCCACCACCAGCACGCCCGGGGCGGCGTCCCCTCGGAGGACCCCAGGCGCTCGCCAGGTCTCAGGAGCCCGACCCAACGAACTGCCCCGCCGGCCGTCTCTTCCTCACAGTCCGGGGGCGCGCCTGGCCAGCCCACACGCTTCTCCAGGGTCTCTGAGCATGCACCCAGGATCCGCTCCATGTGCTCGCCTGACGCCCCTCTCCCTTCTTCAGCCATGGGCAAGTCGACCTCCTACGTCGTGGCGAGGCCTCCTTACGGAGCTGCGCTGGACACCAGCGAAGTGCTGGCGACATCAAACCCGCTGCTGGCTCCCAA GGATGAGGTGAGGATGAAAGGCTCCCACAGCAAAAGCAACGGGCAACCCAAAAGTCTGAGCAAGGCGGATCCCCGGCAGAGCTCGCCGCCCCCTTGTCCGGGGACCTCCAGTGGAGCCCCCCTGAGCCCCAGCAAAGGCGTGAAGAAAGTTTCGGGGGTTGGAGGGACCACCTACGAGATCTCTGTGTGA